The proteins below come from a single Chitinophaga pinensis DSM 2588 genomic window:
- a CDS encoding ATP-binding protein produces the protein MQEITRITLDTDMDLVLVHKRTMKLGELAGLSLASQTTFATAASEVARHVIEYGHNAVLILGIRADIKDSEKFLIAKVLDRNINLTEKINENLVYAKRLVDHFTLDRTDKSIEITLEFRIPGAHKIIGSRIEQWISSFSVEQPVSPYDEIKRKNKQLQELAEKLKASETQYRDVTNALPLIIFSVNQEGELLYANSWLKTLTGYEATELNENKWKPVLREQEFTFAWENWWQHVTEGTSFKRELELKNILTGDFIWHLVTVMPVTDETGEVTYWTGSIVDIHAQKVMEQTLRDNKELKEMKLLLEEKVGELNRSNQELEQFAYAASHDLQEPLRKIVYYSDYLNKHYSEQIDERGKLYFGNMMSASQRMTQLIHDLLNFSRIYRENLHLVKTDLNALATEAMNDLDLAIKTKHAQIEVSQLPVISVYPMQMRQLFQNLLSNAIKFSDEKRAPCVKVYAEANGKDVQLIFEDNGVGFEEKYLDKMFSLFQRLHSREKYAGTGIGLAICKKIADLHNGTITASSQPGNGAKFILTLPSVA, from the coding sequence ATGCAGGAAATAACCCGGATCACGCTCGATACTGATATGGACCTGGTGCTGGTGCACAAGCGTACAATGAAACTGGGTGAACTGGCCGGCCTCTCTCTGGCCTCTCAGACCACCTTTGCTACAGCTGCCTCTGAAGTAGCCAGACATGTCATTGAATATGGACACAACGCAGTATTGATACTAGGCATCCGTGCCGATATCAAAGATTCGGAGAAATTCCTGATAGCGAAAGTACTGGACCGCAATATCAACCTTACCGAAAAGATCAATGAAAACCTGGTCTATGCCAAACGACTAGTAGATCATTTTACACTGGACCGGACGGACAAAAGCATTGAGATTACGCTGGAATTCAGAATCCCCGGCGCACATAAGATAATTGGTAGCCGCATAGAACAATGGATCTCTTCTTTTAGTGTCGAACAACCTGTATCACCTTATGATGAAATTAAACGTAAGAACAAACAATTACAGGAACTGGCCGAAAAGCTGAAAGCAAGCGAAACACAATACAGAGATGTTACCAATGCCTTACCATTGATCATCTTCTCTGTAAACCAGGAGGGCGAATTATTGTATGCTAACAGCTGGCTGAAAACATTAACCGGCTACGAAGCCACCGAACTAAATGAGAACAAATGGAAACCGGTTCTTAGAGAACAGGAATTCACATTTGCCTGGGAAAACTGGTGGCAGCATGTAACAGAAGGGACCTCCTTCAAGCGTGAACTTGAGTTAAAAAACATACTGACCGGCGACTTCATCTGGCACCTGGTCACCGTTATGCCAGTAACAGACGAAACAGGTGAAGTCACATACTGGACCGGTTCCATAGTAGATATCCATGCACAAAAGGTCATGGAACAAACACTGAGAGACAACAAGGAGCTGAAAGAAATGAAACTGCTGCTGGAAGAAAAAGTAGGTGAACTGAATCGCAGCAACCAGGAACTCGAACAATTCGCATACGCGGCATCTCACGACCTCCAGGAACCATTAAGAAAAATCGTTTACTACAGCGACTATCTGAATAAGCACTATTCAGAACAAATCGATGAACGTGGTAAACTTTACTTCGGAAACATGATGAGCGCTAGTCAGCGAATGACACAGCTGATCCACGATCTGCTGAATTTCTCGCGTATATACCGCGAAAATCTGCACCTGGTAAAAACAGATCTGAATGCACTGGCCACTGAAGCAATGAACGACCTGGATCTCGCTATCAAAACCAAACATGCACAGATAGAAGTAAGCCAGCTACCTGTCATCTCCGTTTATCCGATGCAGATGCGGCAGTTGTTCCAGAACCTGTTGTCAAATGCGATCAAGTTCTCAGATGAAAAACGAGCGCCCTGCGTGAAAGTATATGCAGAGGCAAACGGCAAAGATGTGCAGCTGATTTTTGAAGATAACGGGGTTGGTTTCGAAGAAAAATACCTGGATAAAATGTTCAGCTTATTTCAACGCCTGCATTCGCGTGAGAAATACGCTGGCACAGGCATAGGGCTCGCCATATGCAAGAAGATAGCCGACTTGCACAATGGTACCATTACGGCCAGCAGTCAGCCTGGAAATGGTGCAAAATTTATATTGACCCTGCCCTCGGTTGCGTAA
- the tilS gene encoding tRNA lysidine(34) synthetase TilS yields the protein MDLLTGFKIFIEKEQLFMPDQSLLLAVSGGVDSVVMAHLFKAAGYRFAIAHCNFQLRGDESVRDESFAADLARRLQVTFHQVRFDTEAYTESKRVSIQVAARELRYEWLEQTREQGGYSYIVTAHHMQDSVETLLMNLSKGTGIAGLHGILPKQGKLLRPLLFAEKENLIAYAAEHHIPYVEDSSNLTVKYTRNFFRHKVIPVMQEANPGTVVNIASSIERFREAELLYNEALQRHIKRLVTQKGNTYMIPVLKLQKTTPLQTVAWEIFRRYGCTAAQLPQVLELLNSGSGKMVETGSHRIIRDRQWLLITPLVEEQAATIVIEKERGVISTANGVLRIKTSERSAHTAIPAAVTIACLDKETLQYPLLLRRWKQGDYFYPLGMRKKKKLSRFFIDQKLSVVQKENIWVLESAKRVVWIVGLRIDDRFKITPQTKELLTIEWEAY from the coding sequence ATGGATTTACTGACAGGGTTTAAAATATTTATTGAAAAGGAACAGCTGTTCATGCCGGACCAGTCTTTGCTGCTTGCTGTCAGCGGGGGCGTTGATTCTGTTGTAATGGCCCATCTGTTTAAAGCGGCTGGTTATCGTTTCGCTATTGCTCACTGTAACTTTCAGTTGAGAGGCGATGAGTCCGTACGTGATGAATCTTTTGCGGCGGATCTTGCCAGGCGGCTACAGGTAACGTTTCACCAGGTACGTTTCGATACGGAAGCGTATACTGAAAGCAAACGTGTATCCATCCAGGTGGCAGCCCGGGAGCTGCGTTATGAATGGCTGGAACAGACTCGTGAACAGGGAGGCTATAGCTATATCGTTACGGCGCATCACATGCAGGACAGCGTAGAGACCTTATTGATGAATCTCAGTAAGGGTACCGGTATTGCTGGTTTGCACGGTATTCTGCCTAAACAGGGGAAGTTGTTACGGCCACTGTTATTCGCAGAAAAAGAAAACCTGATTGCGTATGCAGCGGAACACCATATTCCATATGTGGAAGACAGTTCCAATCTTACCGTCAAATATACACGTAATTTCTTCCGTCATAAGGTGATCCCCGTCATGCAGGAAGCTAATCCTGGTACGGTCGTCAATATTGCATCCAGTATAGAACGTTTCAGGGAGGCGGAATTGCTTTATAACGAAGCCTTGCAGCGACATATCAAAAGACTGGTCACGCAGAAAGGAAACACTTATATGATACCGGTGCTGAAGCTGCAGAAGACGACGCCATTGCAGACGGTGGCCTGGGAGATATTCCGCCGGTATGGTTGTACGGCTGCGCAGTTGCCACAGGTACTGGAACTGTTAAACAGCGGTTCCGGAAAGATGGTAGAAACGGGCAGTCATCGTATTATCCGGGATCGTCAATGGCTGCTGATTACGCCATTGGTAGAAGAGCAGGCGGCTACTATTGTGATTGAAAAGGAGAGAGGAGTTATTAGTACGGCAAATGGTGTGCTCAGAATAAAGACGTCGGAGCGGTCGGCGCATACAGCTATTCCTGCTGCGGTTACGATTGCCTGTCTGGATAAGGAAACTTTGCAGTATCCTTTGTTACTGCGGAGATGGAAGCAGGGGGATTATTTTTATCCTTTGGGGATGCGGAAAAAGAAGAAGCTGAGCCGCTTTTTTATAGATCAGAAATTGTCTGTCGTACAGAAGGAAAATATCTGGGTGCTTGAATCCGCGAAGCGGGTGGTGTGGATTGTGGGGTTAAGAATAGATGACCGGTTTAAGATTACACCGCAAACAAAAGAATTACTGACGATAGAGTGGGAGGCATATTAA
- a CDS encoding response regulator has translation MDNTVKILLADDDLEDRFIMQDAFNAINLPEVPLLVEDGEKVLEYLSETQRNAGVLPSLVVLDLNMPRLSGTQTLRELKSRDAYKDIPVIIFSSSLNVIEMHECKQLGALSYMVKPFTYEEYLLSAQHFYDFCIKKRSFPEFNSLINNFK, from the coding sequence ATGGATAATACTGTAAAGATATTACTGGCAGATGATGATCTCGAAGATCGTTTCATCATGCAGGATGCCTTTAACGCGATAAATCTGCCGGAAGTCCCACTCCTGGTGGAAGATGGAGAAAAAGTGCTGGAGTACCTTTCCGAAACTCAACGCAATGCAGGCGTCTTGCCTTCACTGGTAGTGCTTGATCTGAATATGCCACGCCTGAGTGGTACACAAACCCTACGCGAACTGAAAAGTCGCGATGCCTATAAAGACATCCCCGTTATCATCTTCTCTTCTTCTCTGAACGTAATAGAGATGCATGAATGTAAACAACTGGGCGCCCTGTCTTATATGGTGAAACCTTTTACCTATGAAGAGTACCTGTTGTCAGCACAGCATTTTTATGACTTCTGCATAAAGAAGCGTTCTTTTCCTGAGTTCAACAGTCTCATAAATAACTTTAAATAA
- a CDS encoding electron transfer flavoprotein subunit beta/FixA family protein encodes MKILVCISKTPDTTAKIAFTDNNTKFNEAGVQFIINPYDEWYALVRALELKETLGATVHLVTAGGADTEPIIRKALALGGDEAFRINTDSQDSFYIASQIADHARKQGYDLIFTGKETIDYNGAAIGGMVAELLDLPYVSIAAKFELNGTEAAIHREIEGGEEIVKVTLPVVVSCQKGMAEQRIPGMRGIMAARTKPLAVVEPAAADALTTITSFELPPAKAGVKLISPDNVEELVKLLHEEAKVI; translated from the coding sequence ATGAAGATTTTAGTTTGTATCAGTAAAACTCCGGACACGACTGCAAAAATAGCTTTCACAGACAACAACACGAAATTCAATGAAGCGGGTGTACAATTCATCATCAACCCCTACGATGAATGGTATGCCCTTGTTCGTGCGCTTGAATTGAAAGAAACGCTGGGCGCAACCGTTCATCTGGTAACCGCAGGCGGCGCAGATACGGAGCCGATTATCCGTAAAGCACTGGCGTTAGGAGGAGACGAAGCTTTCCGTATTAATACTGATAGTCAGGACAGCTTTTACATTGCTTCACAAATAGCAGACCATGCCCGTAAACAGGGGTATGACCTGATTTTCACAGGAAAAGAAACCATCGATTACAACGGTGCAGCTATCGGCGGCATGGTAGCCGAACTGCTGGATCTTCCCTATGTCTCTATTGCTGCAAAATTTGAACTGAATGGTACCGAAGCGGCCATCCACCGTGAAATAGAAGGCGGAGAAGAAATCGTAAAAGTAACACTCCCGGTAGTCGTATCCTGTCAGAAAGGAATGGCAGAACAGCGTATTCCCGGTATGCGCGGAATCATGGCTGCCCGTACCAAACCATTGGCAGTAGTAGAACCCGCAGCAGCTGATGCGTTGACCACCATAACCAGTTTTGAACTCCCCCCTGCAAAAGCAGGCGTAAAGCTTATCAGTCCCGACAATGTAGAAGAGCTGGTAAAATTGCTGCATGAAGAAGCAAAAGTGATCTGA